The Henckelia pumila isolate YLH828 chromosome 2, ASM3356847v2, whole genome shotgun sequence genome includes a window with the following:
- the LOC140882544 gene encoding transcription factor BHLH42-like isoform X4, protein MAAPRRSRLRSMLRTAVQSVDWTYSLFWQRCPQQGILVWGDGYYNGAINTRKTAEPTEVATEEAATRRSQHLRELYEALVTAESRRPSSATLSPEDLTETEWFYLLSVSFSFPPGAGLPGKAFEKQRHVWLAGADEADSRICPRLILAKVEEDMGLIQYIKSIFGDQYSKPTISDYSASTRATSFHPTAVSHDSHVAQKNDDESQSDIGELPILPDCEAAETITDHDHQLVLEQIDMPAVGIGFGSRDDDSDNLDPDLNRHVLEEWRIGEVQRWHTLPDPITSSLHSPVLGADIALAGSWSPHEKTQEDNVYSRTVMSTILRSPRWSDSSSAATAFSKYSGTAVPRLRGSPQCALKYILFTVPFLHKYPTSSTDSASAAQEEPSAGHVLAERRRREKLNERFAILRSLVPYVTKMDKASVLGDTIEYLQRLRKKIQELEEQTRQMEADAKHKKSEYIVEKVGDCPVLSPSNKIKKRRTVGERKNAAARVEVSIIESDALVEMQCLHKEGLLINVIQMLRKLMMEVIGVQSSMENGVFAAQLRAKVGESNDGKKASIMEVKRGINRIIYYS, encoded by the exons ATGGCGGCACCGCGGAGGAGCCGGCTGCGGAGTATGCTGCGGACGGCGGTTCAGAGTGTGGATTGGACATACAGTCTTTTTTGGCAACGTTGCCCACAACAAGG AATTCTTGTATGGGGTGATGGCTACTACAATGGAGCCATAAATACAAGGAAGACGGCTGAGCCAACGGAGGTCGCGACGGAGGAGGCGGCGACACGGAGAAGCCAGCACCTCAGAGAACTGTACGAAGCCCTCGTCACCGCCGAGTCCCGCCGGCCTTCCTCCGCCACTTTGTCGCCGGAAGACTTGACTGAAACCGAGTGGTTCTATTTATTGAGCGTCTCATTCTCATTTCCACCGGGTGCCGG ATTGCCTGGAAAAGCATTTGAGAAGCAGAGGCATGTATGGCTCGCTGGCGCGGATGAAGCTGACTCTAGAATTTGTCCTAGACTCATTCTCGCTAAG GTGGAAGAAGACATGGGCTTAATTCAATACATCAAAAGTATTTTCGGCGACCAATATTCAAAGCCGACCATCTCCGACTACTCTGCTTCCACTCGCGCTACGTCTTTCCACCCAACAGCAGTATCGCATGACAGCCACGTGGCACAGAAAAATGATGACGAGTCGCAGTCCGATATCGGTGAACTGCCCATATTGCCTGATTGTGAAGCAGCGGAGACAATTACTGATCATGATCATCAGCTGGTACTGGAACAAATTGACATGCCTGCTGTGGGTATCGGGTTCGGGTCACGGGATGATGATTCGGATAACTTGGATCCGGATTTGAATAGACATGTTTTAGAGGAGTGGAGGATCGGCGAGGTGCAGAGGTGGCACACACTGCCAGATCCCATTACTAGTAGCCTGCATTCTCCAG TTTTGGGTGCAGATATAGCACTAGCGGGAAGTTGGTCTCCCCATGAGAAAACACAAGAAGACAATGTCTACTCCCGGACAGTCATGTCCACCATTCTTCGGTCACCGCGGTGGTCGGACTCTTCTTCCGCCGCCACCGCCTTCTCGAAGTACTCCGGTACCGCCGTCCCCCGTCTACGCGGCTCTCCTCAGTGTGCCCTCAAATACATCCTCTTCACCGTCCCATTCCTCCACAAGTACCCCACCTCCAGTACTGATTCCGCCTCCGCCGCGCAGGAAGAGCCCAGCGCCGGCCACGTCCTCGCCGAACGACGCCGTAGAGAGAAACTAAACGAACGGTTCGCGATACTCAGATCCCTGGTACCCTACGTCACGAAAATGGACAAAGCCTCGGTTCTTGGAGACACCATAGAGTACTTGCAACGTCTGCGCAAGAAAATCCAGGAGCTGGAGGAGCAAACGCGGCAAATGGAGGCCGATGCCAAGCACAAGAAGTCGGAATATATCGTGGAGAAAGTAGGAGACTGTCCCGTACTTTCTCCGAGTAACAAGATCAAGAAACGGAGGACGGTCGGAGAGAGGAAGAACGCGGCGGCGCGTGTGGAGGTTTCGATAATCGAGAGCGACGCCTTGGTGGAGATGCAGTGTTTGCACAAGGAGGGATTGTTGATAAATGTGATTCAGATGCTTAGAAAATTGATGATGGAAGTGATAGGTGTGCAATCATCCATGGAGAATGGCGTTTTTGCTGCTCAACTGAGAGCTAag gTTGGAGAGAGTAACGATGGGAAGAAAGCAAGCATAATGGAAGTGAAAAGGGGAATCAACCGGATAATTTATTATTCTTAA
- the LOC140882544 gene encoding transcription factor BHLH42-like isoform X1 — translation MAAPRRSRLRSMLRTAVQSVDWTYSLFWQRCPQQGILVWGDGYYNGAINTRKTAEPTEVATEEAATRRSQHLRELYEALVTAESRRPSSATLSPEDLTETEWFYLLSVSFSFPPGAGLPGKAFEKQRHVWLAGADEADSRICPRLILAKSSGIQTCVCIPILDGVVELGSIKWVEEDMGLIQYIKSIFGDQYSKPTISDYSASTRATSFHPTAVSHDSHVAQKNDDESQSDIGELPILPDCEAAETITDHDHQLVLEQIDMPAVGIGFGSRDDDSDNLDPDLNRHVLEEWRIGEVQRWHTLPDPITSSLHSPVLGADIALAGSWSPHEKTQEDNVYSRTVMSTILRSPRWSDSSSAATAFSKYSGTAVPRLRGSPQCALKYILFTVPFLHKYPTSSTDSASAAQEEPSAGHVLAERRRREKLNERFAILRSLVPYVTKMDKASVLGDTIEYLQRLRKKIQELEEQTRQMEADAKHKKSEYIVEKVGDCPVLSPSNKIKKRRTVGERKNAAARVEVSIIESDALVEMQCLHKEGLLINVIQMLRKLMMEVIGVQSSMENGVFAAQLRAKVGESNDGKKASIMEVKRGINRIIYYS, via the exons ATGGCGGCACCGCGGAGGAGCCGGCTGCGGAGTATGCTGCGGACGGCGGTTCAGAGTGTGGATTGGACATACAGTCTTTTTTGGCAACGTTGCCCACAACAAGG AATTCTTGTATGGGGTGATGGCTACTACAATGGAGCCATAAATACAAGGAAGACGGCTGAGCCAACGGAGGTCGCGACGGAGGAGGCGGCGACACGGAGAAGCCAGCACCTCAGAGAACTGTACGAAGCCCTCGTCACCGCCGAGTCCCGCCGGCCTTCCTCCGCCACTTTGTCGCCGGAAGACTTGACTGAAACCGAGTGGTTCTATTTATTGAGCGTCTCATTCTCATTTCCACCGGGTGCCGG ATTGCCTGGAAAAGCATTTGAGAAGCAGAGGCATGTATGGCTCGCTGGCGCGGATGAAGCTGACTCTAGAATTTGTCCTAGACTCATTCTCGCTAAG AGTTCTGGGATACag ACTTGTGTGTGCATTCCTATTCTTGACGGGGTCGTGGAACTCGGATCCATCAAATGG GTGGAAGAAGACATGGGCTTAATTCAATACATCAAAAGTATTTTCGGCGACCAATATTCAAAGCCGACCATCTCCGACTACTCTGCTTCCACTCGCGCTACGTCTTTCCACCCAACAGCAGTATCGCATGACAGCCACGTGGCACAGAAAAATGATGACGAGTCGCAGTCCGATATCGGTGAACTGCCCATATTGCCTGATTGTGAAGCAGCGGAGACAATTACTGATCATGATCATCAGCTGGTACTGGAACAAATTGACATGCCTGCTGTGGGTATCGGGTTCGGGTCACGGGATGATGATTCGGATAACTTGGATCCGGATTTGAATAGACATGTTTTAGAGGAGTGGAGGATCGGCGAGGTGCAGAGGTGGCACACACTGCCAGATCCCATTACTAGTAGCCTGCATTCTCCAG TTTTGGGTGCAGATATAGCACTAGCGGGAAGTTGGTCTCCCCATGAGAAAACACAAGAAGACAATGTCTACTCCCGGACAGTCATGTCCACCATTCTTCGGTCACCGCGGTGGTCGGACTCTTCTTCCGCCGCCACCGCCTTCTCGAAGTACTCCGGTACCGCCGTCCCCCGTCTACGCGGCTCTCCTCAGTGTGCCCTCAAATACATCCTCTTCACCGTCCCATTCCTCCACAAGTACCCCACCTCCAGTACTGATTCCGCCTCCGCCGCGCAGGAAGAGCCCAGCGCCGGCCACGTCCTCGCCGAACGACGCCGTAGAGAGAAACTAAACGAACGGTTCGCGATACTCAGATCCCTGGTACCCTACGTCACGAAAATGGACAAAGCCTCGGTTCTTGGAGACACCATAGAGTACTTGCAACGTCTGCGCAAGAAAATCCAGGAGCTGGAGGAGCAAACGCGGCAAATGGAGGCCGATGCCAAGCACAAGAAGTCGGAATATATCGTGGAGAAAGTAGGAGACTGTCCCGTACTTTCTCCGAGTAACAAGATCAAGAAACGGAGGACGGTCGGAGAGAGGAAGAACGCGGCGGCGCGTGTGGAGGTTTCGATAATCGAGAGCGACGCCTTGGTGGAGATGCAGTGTTTGCACAAGGAGGGATTGTTGATAAATGTGATTCAGATGCTTAGAAAATTGATGATGGAAGTGATAGGTGTGCAATCATCCATGGAGAATGGCGTTTTTGCTGCTCAACTGAGAGCTAag gTTGGAGAGAGTAACGATGGGAAGAAAGCAAGCATAATGGAAGTGAAAAGGGGAATCAACCGGATAATTTATTATTCTTAA
- the LOC140882544 gene encoding transcription factor BHLH42-like isoform X2, whose protein sequence is MAAPRRSRLRSMLRTAVQSVDWTYSLFWQRCPQQGILVWGDGYYNGAINTRKTAEPTEVATEEAATRRSQHLRELYEALVTAESRRPSSATLSPEDLTETEWFYLLSVSFSFPPGAGLPGKAFEKQRHVWLAGADEADSRICPRLILAKSSGIQTCVCIPILDGVVELGSIKWVEEDMGLIQYIKSIFGDQYSKPTISDYSASTRATSFHPTAVSHDSHVAQKNDDESQSDIGELPILPDCEAAETITDHDHQLVLEQIDMPAVGIGFGSRDDDSDNLDPDLNRHVLEEWRIGEVQRWHTLPDPITSSLHSPDIALAGSWSPHEKTQEDNVYSRTVMSTILRSPRWSDSSSAATAFSKYSGTAVPRLRGSPQCALKYILFTVPFLHKYPTSSTDSASAAQEEPSAGHVLAERRRREKLNERFAILRSLVPYVTKMDKASVLGDTIEYLQRLRKKIQELEEQTRQMEADAKHKKSEYIVEKVGDCPVLSPSNKIKKRRTVGERKNAAARVEVSIIESDALVEMQCLHKEGLLINVIQMLRKLMMEVIGVQSSMENGVFAAQLRAKVGESNDGKKASIMEVKRGINRIIYYS, encoded by the exons ATGGCGGCACCGCGGAGGAGCCGGCTGCGGAGTATGCTGCGGACGGCGGTTCAGAGTGTGGATTGGACATACAGTCTTTTTTGGCAACGTTGCCCACAACAAGG AATTCTTGTATGGGGTGATGGCTACTACAATGGAGCCATAAATACAAGGAAGACGGCTGAGCCAACGGAGGTCGCGACGGAGGAGGCGGCGACACGGAGAAGCCAGCACCTCAGAGAACTGTACGAAGCCCTCGTCACCGCCGAGTCCCGCCGGCCTTCCTCCGCCACTTTGTCGCCGGAAGACTTGACTGAAACCGAGTGGTTCTATTTATTGAGCGTCTCATTCTCATTTCCACCGGGTGCCGG ATTGCCTGGAAAAGCATTTGAGAAGCAGAGGCATGTATGGCTCGCTGGCGCGGATGAAGCTGACTCTAGAATTTGTCCTAGACTCATTCTCGCTAAG AGTTCTGGGATACag ACTTGTGTGTGCATTCCTATTCTTGACGGGGTCGTGGAACTCGGATCCATCAAATGG GTGGAAGAAGACATGGGCTTAATTCAATACATCAAAAGTATTTTCGGCGACCAATATTCAAAGCCGACCATCTCCGACTACTCTGCTTCCACTCGCGCTACGTCTTTCCACCCAACAGCAGTATCGCATGACAGCCACGTGGCACAGAAAAATGATGACGAGTCGCAGTCCGATATCGGTGAACTGCCCATATTGCCTGATTGTGAAGCAGCGGAGACAATTACTGATCATGATCATCAGCTGGTACTGGAACAAATTGACATGCCTGCTGTGGGTATCGGGTTCGGGTCACGGGATGATGATTCGGATAACTTGGATCCGGATTTGAATAGACATGTTTTAGAGGAGTGGAGGATCGGCGAGGTGCAGAGGTGGCACACACTGCCAGATCCCATTACTAGTAGCCTGCATTCTCCAG ATATAGCACTAGCGGGAAGTTGGTCTCCCCATGAGAAAACACAAGAAGACAATGTCTACTCCCGGACAGTCATGTCCACCATTCTTCGGTCACCGCGGTGGTCGGACTCTTCTTCCGCCGCCACCGCCTTCTCGAAGTACTCCGGTACCGCCGTCCCCCGTCTACGCGGCTCTCCTCAGTGTGCCCTCAAATACATCCTCTTCACCGTCCCATTCCTCCACAAGTACCCCACCTCCAGTACTGATTCCGCCTCCGCCGCGCAGGAAGAGCCCAGCGCCGGCCACGTCCTCGCCGAACGACGCCGTAGAGAGAAACTAAACGAACGGTTCGCGATACTCAGATCCCTGGTACCCTACGTCACGAAAATGGACAAAGCCTCGGTTCTTGGAGACACCATAGAGTACTTGCAACGTCTGCGCAAGAAAATCCAGGAGCTGGAGGAGCAAACGCGGCAAATGGAGGCCGATGCCAAGCACAAGAAGTCGGAATATATCGTGGAGAAAGTAGGAGACTGTCCCGTACTTTCTCCGAGTAACAAGATCAAGAAACGGAGGACGGTCGGAGAGAGGAAGAACGCGGCGGCGCGTGTGGAGGTTTCGATAATCGAGAGCGACGCCTTGGTGGAGATGCAGTGTTTGCACAAGGAGGGATTGTTGATAAATGTGATTCAGATGCTTAGAAAATTGATGATGGAAGTGATAGGTGTGCAATCATCCATGGAGAATGGCGTTTTTGCTGCTCAACTGAGAGCTAag gTTGGAGAGAGTAACGATGGGAAGAAAGCAAGCATAATGGAAGTGAAAAGGGGAATCAACCGGATAATTTATTATTCTTAA
- the LOC140882544 gene encoding transcription factor BHLH42-like isoform X3: MAAPRRSRLRSMLRTAVQSVDWTYSLFWQRCPQQGILVWGDGYYNGAINTRKTAEPTEVATEEAATRRSQHLRELYEALVTAESRRPSSATLSPEDLTETEWFYLLSVSFSFPPGAGLPGKAFEKQRHVWLAGADEADSRICPRLILAKSSGIQVEEDMGLIQYIKSIFGDQYSKPTISDYSASTRATSFHPTAVSHDSHVAQKNDDESQSDIGELPILPDCEAAETITDHDHQLVLEQIDMPAVGIGFGSRDDDSDNLDPDLNRHVLEEWRIGEVQRWHTLPDPITSSLHSPVLGADIALAGSWSPHEKTQEDNVYSRTVMSTILRSPRWSDSSSAATAFSKYSGTAVPRLRGSPQCALKYILFTVPFLHKYPTSSTDSASAAQEEPSAGHVLAERRRREKLNERFAILRSLVPYVTKMDKASVLGDTIEYLQRLRKKIQELEEQTRQMEADAKHKKSEYIVEKVGDCPVLSPSNKIKKRRTVGERKNAAARVEVSIIESDALVEMQCLHKEGLLINVIQMLRKLMMEVIGVQSSMENGVFAAQLRAKVGESNDGKKASIMEVKRGINRIIYYS; encoded by the exons ATGGCGGCACCGCGGAGGAGCCGGCTGCGGAGTATGCTGCGGACGGCGGTTCAGAGTGTGGATTGGACATACAGTCTTTTTTGGCAACGTTGCCCACAACAAGG AATTCTTGTATGGGGTGATGGCTACTACAATGGAGCCATAAATACAAGGAAGACGGCTGAGCCAACGGAGGTCGCGACGGAGGAGGCGGCGACACGGAGAAGCCAGCACCTCAGAGAACTGTACGAAGCCCTCGTCACCGCCGAGTCCCGCCGGCCTTCCTCCGCCACTTTGTCGCCGGAAGACTTGACTGAAACCGAGTGGTTCTATTTATTGAGCGTCTCATTCTCATTTCCACCGGGTGCCGG ATTGCCTGGAAAAGCATTTGAGAAGCAGAGGCATGTATGGCTCGCTGGCGCGGATGAAGCTGACTCTAGAATTTGTCCTAGACTCATTCTCGCTAAG AGTTCTGGGATACag GTGGAAGAAGACATGGGCTTAATTCAATACATCAAAAGTATTTTCGGCGACCAATATTCAAAGCCGACCATCTCCGACTACTCTGCTTCCACTCGCGCTACGTCTTTCCACCCAACAGCAGTATCGCATGACAGCCACGTGGCACAGAAAAATGATGACGAGTCGCAGTCCGATATCGGTGAACTGCCCATATTGCCTGATTGTGAAGCAGCGGAGACAATTACTGATCATGATCATCAGCTGGTACTGGAACAAATTGACATGCCTGCTGTGGGTATCGGGTTCGGGTCACGGGATGATGATTCGGATAACTTGGATCCGGATTTGAATAGACATGTTTTAGAGGAGTGGAGGATCGGCGAGGTGCAGAGGTGGCACACACTGCCAGATCCCATTACTAGTAGCCTGCATTCTCCAG TTTTGGGTGCAGATATAGCACTAGCGGGAAGTTGGTCTCCCCATGAGAAAACACAAGAAGACAATGTCTACTCCCGGACAGTCATGTCCACCATTCTTCGGTCACCGCGGTGGTCGGACTCTTCTTCCGCCGCCACCGCCTTCTCGAAGTACTCCGGTACCGCCGTCCCCCGTCTACGCGGCTCTCCTCAGTGTGCCCTCAAATACATCCTCTTCACCGTCCCATTCCTCCACAAGTACCCCACCTCCAGTACTGATTCCGCCTCCGCCGCGCAGGAAGAGCCCAGCGCCGGCCACGTCCTCGCCGAACGACGCCGTAGAGAGAAACTAAACGAACGGTTCGCGATACTCAGATCCCTGGTACCCTACGTCACGAAAATGGACAAAGCCTCGGTTCTTGGAGACACCATAGAGTACTTGCAACGTCTGCGCAAGAAAATCCAGGAGCTGGAGGAGCAAACGCGGCAAATGGAGGCCGATGCCAAGCACAAGAAGTCGGAATATATCGTGGAGAAAGTAGGAGACTGTCCCGTACTTTCTCCGAGTAACAAGATCAAGAAACGGAGGACGGTCGGAGAGAGGAAGAACGCGGCGGCGCGTGTGGAGGTTTCGATAATCGAGAGCGACGCCTTGGTGGAGATGCAGTGTTTGCACAAGGAGGGATTGTTGATAAATGTGATTCAGATGCTTAGAAAATTGATGATGGAAGTGATAGGTGTGCAATCATCCATGGAGAATGGCGTTTTTGCTGCTCAACTGAGAGCTAag gTTGGAGAGAGTAACGATGGGAAGAAAGCAAGCATAATGGAAGTGAAAAGGGGAATCAACCGGATAATTTATTATTCTTAA
- the LOC140881046 gene encoding ARM REPEAT PROTEIN INTERACTING WITH ABF2, whose translation MENRSQNSGRRHREQSSSGSSSSRRSLKRKLDEEFDGRREDDESSSDSQQDLVLDVRTQVEILDCSTYSEVDRASVKRSIHVLSELAKNEDIVNVIVDCGAVPVLVKHLKARPSEREDDSGSILYEHEVEKGSAFTLGLLAIKPEHQQLIVDAGALPHLVVLLKRHRDGQNSREVCAVIRRAADALTNLAHENSNIKTRVRVEGGIPPLVELLDFVDSKVQRAAAGALRTLAFKNDENKNQIVECNALPTLILMLRSSDAAIHYEAVGVIGNLVHSSPNIKKEVLAAGALQPVIGLLSSCCPDSQREAALLLGQFAATDTDCKVHIVQRGAVRPLISMLQSPDSQLREMSAFALGRLAQDPHNQAGIVHSGGIAPLLKLLESKNGSLQHNAAFALYGLSDNEDNVAELIRVGGVQKLQDGEFIVQPTRDCVAKTLKRLEEKIHGRALNHLLYMMRVGEKSVHRRVALALAHLCSPDDQKTIFIDNNGLELLLELLESTNVKNQRDSSLALCKLSNKANSLSPADAAPPSPIPQVYLGEQYVNNRTLSDVTFLVEGKRFYAHRICLLASSDAFRAMFDGGYREREAKDIEIPNIRWDVFELMMRFIYTGSVDIKLDIAQDLLRAADQYLLEGLKRLCEYAIAQDISVENVSLMFELSEAFNALSLRHACVLFILDKFDKLCTMPWYPQLIQRVLPETRNYFLRLLTRTLSESRR comes from the exons ATGGAGAATCGTAGCCAGAACTCCGGGAGGCGCCACCGCGAGCAATCGTCGTCGGGCTCGTCGTCTTCTAGGCGGAGTTTGAAGAGAAAGCTTGACGAAGAGTTCGACGGGAGGAGAGAAGATGATGAATCGTCGTCCGATTCGCAACAAGATCTCGTTCTGGATGTCCGAACTCAAGTAGAGATTCTCGATTGTTCCACCTACAGCGAGGTGGATCGCGCGTCTGTGAAACGCTCCATCCACGTTTTATCCGAACTTGCGAAGAACG AGGATATAGTGAATGTTATAGTGGATTGTGGTGCGGTTCCAGTTCTTGTGAAGCATCTGAAGGCTCGGCCCTCTGAAAGGGAGGATGACAGCGGTTCGATCTTGTACGAGCATGAGGTCGAGAAGGGGAGTGCCTTTACGCTTGGACTTCTTGCCATTAAA CCGGAGCATCAACAACTGATTGTTGATGCGGGTGCTTTACCCCATCTTGTGGTTCTCTTAAAGAGGCATAGGGATGGACAAAACTCTCGGGAAGTATGTGCCGTTATAAGGAGGGCAGCTGATGCACTCACCAATCTTGCTCATGAAAACAGCAACATTAAAACTCGTGTGAG GGTTGAGGGTGGTATACCTCCACTCGTGGAACTGCTTGATTTTGTTGACTCGAAGGTTCAGAGAGCAGCGGCTGGAGCACTTCGAACTCTGGcctttaaaaatgatgagaacaAAAATCAG ATTGTGGAGTGCAATGCTCTACCAACACTTATACTTATGTTGCGGTCATCGGATGCTGCCATACACTACGAAGCG GTTGGTGTCATTGGAAATCTTGTCCATTCCTCCCCAAACATTAAGAAGGAAGTCCTTGCTGCTGGGGCTTTGCAACCTGTCATTGGGTTACTCAG TTCATGCTGTCCAGACAGCCAGAGAGAAGCTGCTTTACTGCTTGGGCAATTTGCAGCAACAGATACAGACTGTAAG GTGCATATTGTTCAAAGAGGTGCTGTGCGGCCACTAATTAGTATGCTCCAGTCACCTGACTCTCAATTAAGAGAAATGTCAGCCTTTGCCCTAGGGAGGCTGGCTCAG GACCCTCATAACCAAGCTGGTATTGTTCACAGTGGTGGAATAGCTCCATTATTAAAGCTTCTTGAATCCAAGAACGGATCTCTGCAACATAATGCTGCATTTGCTCTTTATGGGCTCTCGGATAACGAA GATAATGTTGCAGAACTTATTAGGGTTGGAGGTGTTCAGAAGCTTCAAGATGGTGAATTTATTGTTCAA CCTACTAGAGATTGTGTAGCCAAGACGTTGAAACGACTTGAAGAAAAGATTCATGGGCGG GCACTAAACCATTTATTGTACATGATGCGCGTGGGGGAAAAAAGTGTTCATAGACGGGTTGCTTTGGCTCTTGCGCATCTGTGTTCTCCCGATGATCAAAAGACTATTTTCATTGATAACAATG GATTGGAGTTGCTTTTGGAGCTTTTGGAATCAACTAACGTAAAGAACCAGAGAGATAGTTCGTTGGCTTTATGCAAGTTGTCTAATAAAGCCAACTCTCTTTCTCCTGCGGATGCAGCTCCACCGTCCCCAATACCACAG GTGTATTTGGGTGAGCAGTATGTGAATAATCGTACACTGTCTGATGTCACATTTTTAGTTGAAG GAAAACGATTCTATGCTCATAGAATTTGTCTACTAGCTTCTTCTGATGCATTCCGAGCTATGTTTGATGGTGGTTACCGG GAAAGAGAAGCCAAAGACATAGAGATTCCAAATATAAGATGGGATGTCTTTGAGTTAATGATGAG GTTCATATACACTGGATCCGTTGACATCAAGTTGGACATAGCACAGGATCTTCTAAGGGCTGCTGATCAGTATCTGTTGGAAGGTCTGAAACGTCTGTGTGAATATGCGATTGCACAG GACATTTCTGTGGAAAATGTGTCTCTCATGTTCGAGTTATCTGAGGCATTCAACGCACTGTCCCTAAGACATGCCTGTGTCCTATTCATCCTGGATAAATTTGACAAATTATGTACCATGCCATG GTATCCTCAGCTGATTCAGCGCGTTTTACCAGAGACTCGTAATTATTTCTTGAGATTACTGACCAGAACCCTTTCTGAATCAAGGCGATAG